From the genome of Treponema peruense:
GAATTGCGGCGGCACTTGAAGAAGCTATGTCTTACACTTTGACTGATTTTTATAGCCTAGATGAATAAATTATAGTATACTTTTATATTATGACTCAAAATACAAAAAACAAACTATGGCCTCTTTCACTTTCTGTGCTGGTGGTCGCCCTGGATCAGATAACAAAGGCACTGGTCGTAAAATACATTCCGCTTCTGACACCATTTTCTGACAACGGAATAATCGAAATCTTCGGAAAGTACCTGAGGCTCATTCACGTAAGAAACAAGGCTGTTGCATTCAGCATGGGAGCAGGTCTTCCCGACTCTGTACGTTTTATGCTGTTTTCTGTTCTTTCGCTGATGGCTGTAATAATAATTTACATAGTTTACTTCAGAAACAATGAATTTACAAAACTTCAGCGCTGGGCTCTCTGCGGAATTCTTGGTGGCGGACTTGGAAACCTTGTGGACCGTTTTTTCAGATGGCC
Proteins encoded in this window:
- the lspA gene encoding signal peptidase II; translated protein: MTQNTKNKLWPLSLSVLVVALDQITKALVVKYIPLLTPFSDNGIIEIFGKYLRLIHVRNKAVAFSMGAGLPDSVRFMLFSVLSLMAVIIIYIVYFRNNEFTKLQRWALCGILGGGLGNLVDRFFRWPDGVVDFIDCYFFGIFGWERWPTFNIADSAVVVCGIIFIISFIVQAVHDSKNSKSEASK